A stretch of Rhododendron vialii isolate Sample 1 chromosome 4a, ASM3025357v1 DNA encodes these proteins:
- the LOC131323519 gene encoding uncharacterized protein LOC131323519, whose amino-acid sequence MKELQNPKNDQHPHANRRSKSIAGFTKKTQQISKKCLDPAFSSVSDDVAELSSTSEASDDHLLVQSAESSILSPSPVISPSLETVALYDLSPMMSTVTGEEDEPNSFSVFHSGFAESKGNDDIVPVEADMVVNHLKLARTKLMNSTDIDVSSRKLLDALIKTVIEEYDGLHEEKDQFAELVTMKRRVVFVCVVLWILLVSVIFLFRSCGGRSSFSEPLPT is encoded by the exons atgaaagagCTTCAAAATCCGAAGAACGATCAACATCCTCACGCAAATCGCAGGTCCAAATCCATTGCCGGCTTCACCAAGAAGACACAGCAG ATTAGCAAAAAATGCTTGGATCCTGCGTTTTCATCGGTCTCAGACGACGTCGCCGAGCTCTCTTCTACCTCGGAGGCTTCGGACGATCATCTACTCGTTCAATCGGCGGAG AGCTCAATCTTGTCACCTAGTCCAGTTATTTCACCTTCACTAGAGACAGTTGCTCTGTATGATCTCTCTCCCATGATGTCTACTGTCACTGGAGAAGAAGATGAACCAAACAGTTTCTCAGTCTTCCATTCCGGATTTGCCGAATCAAAAGGCAATGATGATATCGTTCCCGTGGAGGCAGACATGGTTGTAAATCATCTCAAGCTAGCTCGAACAAAACTTATGAATTCAACCGACATTGATGTCAGCTCTCGGAAGCTTTTGGATGCTTTGATCAAGACAGTGATTGAGGAGTATGATGGTTTACACGAAGAGAAAGATCAATTTGCTGAATTAGTTACGATGAAAAGGCGCGTTGTGTTCGTGTGTGTTGTGTTGTGGATCCTTCTTGTTTCTGTGATATTTCTCTTCAGAAGTTGTGGGGGACGGAGTTCCTTCAGTGAACCTCTACCGACATGA
- the LOC131323126 gene encoding transcription factor bHLH147-like: MASTLISNPMTTTDRSRESSKRRKKKKALTTTTTEPQQNPNQWKSEAQQQVYSSRLLTALRQVRLGSPPSAPRRGRAVREAADRVLAVTAKGRTRWSRAILKNRLKVKFLKSKRQRVRVTGNSRLEKKPKVSVLRLKAKNLPAVQRKVKVLGRLVPGCRKEALPVILEEATDYIAALEMQVRAMSALAELAELLSGAGSSSSSAESQQR; the protein is encoded by the coding sequence ATGGCGTCGACTCTGATTTCGAATCCTATGACGACCACAGACAGATCGCGCGAATCATCAAAGcgtagaaagaagaagaaagccctgaccaccaccacaaccgAACCTCAACAAAACCCCAACCAATGGAAATCCGAGGCCCAACAGCAAGTGTACTCTTCAAGACTCCTGACGGCCCTCCGCCAGGTCCGGCTCGGGTCTCCCCCCTCTGCCCCGCGACGTGGCCGGGCCGTTCGCGAGGCCGCGGACCGAGTGCTGGCCGTGACTGCCAAGGGGAGAACCCGGTGGAGCCGGGCCATATTGAAGAACCGGCTCAAGGTTAAGTTCTTGAAGAGTAAAAGGCAGAGAGTGAGGGTGACTGGTAATAGCCGGTTGGAGAAGAAGCCGAAAGTTAGTGTCTTGAGGTTGAAGGCCAAGAACTTACCGGCTGTGCAGAGGAAGGTTAAGGTTCTCGGCCGGTTGGTTCCCGGTTGCCGGAAAGAGGCGTTACCGGTGATTTTGGAAGAAGCAACGGATTATATTGCTGCCTTGGAGATGCAGGTTAGAGCCATGAGCGCTCTCGCTGAGCTGGCCGAGCTGCTATCTGGAGCTGGCTCTTCTAGCAGCTCGGCTGAGAGTCAACAACGGTAA